A genomic segment from Nicotiana tabacum cultivar K326 chromosome 7, ASM71507v2, whole genome shotgun sequence encodes:
- the LOC107802370 gene encoding two-component response regulator ARR1 isoform X2 produces the protein MSTVSDQFPVGLRVLVVDDDPTCLRILEKMLRNCHYQVTKCNRAEVALSLLRENKNGFDIVISDVHMPDMDGFKLLEHIGLEMDLPVIMMSADDSKDVVMKGVTHGAYDYLIKPVRIEALKNIWQHVVRKKKHEWKDNNYDQSGSVEEGDRQQKLPEDADYSSSANEGNWRNSKKRKEEEEEAEERDDTATLKKPRVVWSVELHQQFVQAVHQLGIDKAVPKKILELMNVPGLTRENVASHLQKYRLYLRRLSGVSQHQSSLNNSFMGRPDATFGTISSLNGLDLQAISAAGQVPAQSLATLQAAALGRSAATKSAISMPLVDQRNLFSFENSKLRFPEGQQQLNNSNKQIDLLHGIPTTMEPKQLANLHHPSQSFVSMNTQVNSMAQHNNPLLLRMSQSQPRAQMLNGANNGHQVSRLPLSMQQPLSPEGIPGTVPAQSGIVDNARGSVYNPVSQSSSMVDFSLNQSKELQSYNFSLGSNNSGMPTLTNRGMLQEEMNSDIKGSRGFPSNYDMFNELHQQKSQNWDLQNVGSTFDASHHPSIQGTRGVSSQLLLQQGISSTHHSGQNRNAPSGKPLYSNADESGHFNPMGGPQLNSLGGNMLAVKAERFSDSDYHSTIYHEQFGQEDLMSAFLKQQGNVGPVETEFGFDAYTLDNLPV, from the exons ATGTCAACTGTCTCTGATCAGTTTCCAGTGGGACTCCGGGTGCTTGTAGTTGATGATGACCCTACTTGCTTAAGGATCTTGGAGAAGATGCTCAGGAACTGCCATTATCAAG TCACCAAGTGTAATAGGGCTGAGGTTGCCTTATCGTTGCTCCGCGAAAACAAGAATGGATTTGACATTGTTATAAGTGATGTCCATATGCCAGACATGGATGGTTTCAAACTTCTTGAGCACATTGGTCTGGAGATGGACCTGCCTGTTATAA TGATGTCTGCGGATGATAGTAAGGATGTGGTTATGAAAGGAGTTACTCATGGTGCATATGATTATCTGATCAAACCGGTGCGGATTGAGGCGCTGAAGAATATTTGGCAGCATGTTGTTCGTAAAAAGAAGCATGAGTGGAAGGACAACAATTACGATCAATCTGGAAGTGTGGAAGAAGGAGATCGGCAGCAGAAACTGCCAGAAGATGCTGATTACTCATCTTCAGCTAATGAAGGAAACTGGAGAAACtcgaagaaaagaaaggaagaggaagaagaagctgAAGAAAGGGACGATACAGCCACATTAAAGAAGCCACGTGTTGTTTGGTCAGTGGAGCTTCATCAACAATTTGTGCAAGCTGTGCATCAACTTGGAATTGACA AGGCCGTTCCGAAGAAAATTCTGGAACTGATGAACGTTCCTGGACTAACCAGAGAAAATGTTGCTAGCCACCTTCAG AAATATCGGTTGTATCTCAGAAGGTTGAGTGGTGTATCACAGCACCAGAGTAGTTTGAACAACTCGTTCATGGGACGCCCAGACGCAACCTTTGGCACAATATCTTCCCTCAACGGGCTTGATCTTCAAGCTATTTCTGCCGCTGGTCAAGTCCCTGCGCAAAGTCTTGCTACCCTCCAAGCAGCGGCCCTAGGTAGATCTGCTGCTACAAAATCTGCCATATCTATGCCCCTAGTAGATCAAAGAAACCTTTTTAGCTTCGAAAATTCCAAGTTGAGATTTCCAGAAGGGCAACAACAACTAAATAATAGCAATAAGCAAATTGACTTGCTGCATGGAATCCCAACCACCATGGAGCCAAAGCAGCTTGCTAATTTACACCACCCTTCCCAGTCCTTCGTGAGTATGAATACGCAAGTGAACTCCATGGCACAACATAATAATCCTTTGCTTTTGAGAATGTCCCAATCACAACCTAGGGCTCAAATGCTAAATGGAGCGAATAATGGCCATCAAGTTTCGAGGCTTCCATTATCCATGCAGCAACCTTTGTCGCCAGAGGGGATACCTGGTACTGTCCCAGCACAGAGTGGTATTGTTGACAATGCACGAGGGAGCGTGTACAATCCAGTCTCCCAATCATCTTCAATGGTAGATTTCTCGCTAAATCAAAGCAAGGAGTTGCAAAGCTACAACTTTTCTCTTGGGAGTAATAATTCAGGGATGCCCACTTTGACCAATAGAGGGATGCTTCAGGAAGAGATGAACTCCGACATCAAAGGATCTAGAGGATTCCCTTCTAATTATGATATGTTCAATGAACTCCATCAGCAAAAATCACAGAACTGGGATTTACAGAATGTTGGGTCAACCTTTGATGCCTCTCATCATCCAAGTATACAAGGAACTCGGGGTGTCTCATCACAATTGTTACTTCAGCAAGGGATCTCTTCAACACACCACAGTGGACAAAACAGAAATGCTCCTAGTGGTAAACCATTGTACTCCAATGCGGATGAAAGTGGACATTTTAATCCTATGGGTGGACCACAACTTAACTCTCTTGGTGGAAATATGCTTGCTGTTAAAGCTGAAAGATTTTCCGACTCAGACTATCACAGTACCATTTACCACGAGCAATTTGGACAGGAGGACCTCATGAGTGCCTTCTTAA AACAGCAAGGAAATGTTGGACCAGTTGAAACTGAATTTGGCTTCGATGCATACACACTGGACAATCTTCCTGTGTGA
- the LOC107802370 gene encoding two-component response regulator ARR1 isoform X1, which yields MSTVSDQFPVGLRVLVVDDDPTCLRILEKMLRNCHYQVTKCNRAEVALSLLRENKNGFDIVISDVHMPDMDGFKLLEHIGLEMDLPVIMMSADDSKDVVMKGVTHGAYDYLIKPVRIEALKNIWQHVVRKKKHEWKDNNYDQSGSVEEGDRQQKLPEDADYSSSANEGNWRNSKKRKEEEEEAEERDDTATLKKPRVVWSVELHQQFVQAVHQLGIDKAVPKKILELMNVPGLTRENVASHLQKYRLYLRRLSGVSQHQSSLNNSFMGRPDATFGTISSLNGLDLQAISAAGQVPAQSLATLQAAALGRSAATKSAISMPLVDQRNLFSFENSKLRFPEGQQQLNNSNKQIDLLHGIPTTMEPKQLANLHHPSQSFVSMNTQVNSMAQHNNPLLLRMSQSQPRAQMLNGANNGHQVSRLPLSMQQPLSPEGIPGTVPAQSGIVDNARGSVYNPVSQSSSMVDFSLNQSKELQSYNFSLGSNNSGMPTLTNRGMLQEEMNSDIKGSRGFPSNYDMFNELHQQKSQNWDLQNVGSTFDASHHPSIQGTRGVSSQLLLQQGISSTHHSGQNRNAPSGKPLYSNADESGHFNPMGGPQLNSLGGNMLAVKAERFSDSDYHSTIYHEQFGQEDLMSAFLKTARKCWTS from the exons ATGTCAACTGTCTCTGATCAGTTTCCAGTGGGACTCCGGGTGCTTGTAGTTGATGATGACCCTACTTGCTTAAGGATCTTGGAGAAGATGCTCAGGAACTGCCATTATCAAG TCACCAAGTGTAATAGGGCTGAGGTTGCCTTATCGTTGCTCCGCGAAAACAAGAATGGATTTGACATTGTTATAAGTGATGTCCATATGCCAGACATGGATGGTTTCAAACTTCTTGAGCACATTGGTCTGGAGATGGACCTGCCTGTTATAA TGATGTCTGCGGATGATAGTAAGGATGTGGTTATGAAAGGAGTTACTCATGGTGCATATGATTATCTGATCAAACCGGTGCGGATTGAGGCGCTGAAGAATATTTGGCAGCATGTTGTTCGTAAAAAGAAGCATGAGTGGAAGGACAACAATTACGATCAATCTGGAAGTGTGGAAGAAGGAGATCGGCAGCAGAAACTGCCAGAAGATGCTGATTACTCATCTTCAGCTAATGAAGGAAACTGGAGAAACtcgaagaaaagaaaggaagaggaagaagaagctgAAGAAAGGGACGATACAGCCACATTAAAGAAGCCACGTGTTGTTTGGTCAGTGGAGCTTCATCAACAATTTGTGCAAGCTGTGCATCAACTTGGAATTGACA AGGCCGTTCCGAAGAAAATTCTGGAACTGATGAACGTTCCTGGACTAACCAGAGAAAATGTTGCTAGCCACCTTCAG AAATATCGGTTGTATCTCAGAAGGTTGAGTGGTGTATCACAGCACCAGAGTAGTTTGAACAACTCGTTCATGGGACGCCCAGACGCAACCTTTGGCACAATATCTTCCCTCAACGGGCTTGATCTTCAAGCTATTTCTGCCGCTGGTCAAGTCCCTGCGCAAAGTCTTGCTACCCTCCAAGCAGCGGCCCTAGGTAGATCTGCTGCTACAAAATCTGCCATATCTATGCCCCTAGTAGATCAAAGAAACCTTTTTAGCTTCGAAAATTCCAAGTTGAGATTTCCAGAAGGGCAACAACAACTAAATAATAGCAATAAGCAAATTGACTTGCTGCATGGAATCCCAACCACCATGGAGCCAAAGCAGCTTGCTAATTTACACCACCCTTCCCAGTCCTTCGTGAGTATGAATACGCAAGTGAACTCCATGGCACAACATAATAATCCTTTGCTTTTGAGAATGTCCCAATCACAACCTAGGGCTCAAATGCTAAATGGAGCGAATAATGGCCATCAAGTTTCGAGGCTTCCATTATCCATGCAGCAACCTTTGTCGCCAGAGGGGATACCTGGTACTGTCCCAGCACAGAGTGGTATTGTTGACAATGCACGAGGGAGCGTGTACAATCCAGTCTCCCAATCATCTTCAATGGTAGATTTCTCGCTAAATCAAAGCAAGGAGTTGCAAAGCTACAACTTTTCTCTTGGGAGTAATAATTCAGGGATGCCCACTTTGACCAATAGAGGGATGCTTCAGGAAGAGATGAACTCCGACATCAAAGGATCTAGAGGATTCCCTTCTAATTATGATATGTTCAATGAACTCCATCAGCAAAAATCACAGAACTGGGATTTACAGAATGTTGGGTCAACCTTTGATGCCTCTCATCATCCAAGTATACAAGGAACTCGGGGTGTCTCATCACAATTGTTACTTCAGCAAGGGATCTCTTCAACACACCACAGTGGACAAAACAGAAATGCTCCTAGTGGTAAACCATTGTACTCCAATGCGGATGAAAGTGGACATTTTAATCCTATGGGTGGACCACAACTTAACTCTCTTGGTGGAAATATGCTTGCTGTTAAAGCTGAAAGATTTTCCGACTCAGACTATCACAGTACCATTTACCACGAGCAATTTGGACAGGAGGACCTCATGAGTGCCTTCTTAAAAACAG CAAGGAAATGTTGGACCAGTTGA